A DNA window from Stutzerimonas stutzeri contains the following coding sequences:
- the der gene encoding ribosome biogenesis GTPase Der: MVPVIALVGRPNVGKSTLFNRLTKSRDAIVAEYAGLTRDRQYGEAKWQGRTYIVIDTGGLTGDEEGIDAKMAEQSLQAMQEADAVMFMVDARAGMTPGDQMIAEHLRKMNKRHFLVANKVDSIDPDIARAEFSPLGLGDALPIAAAHGRGITHMLEQALGMFPKDNAEVAEGEGEEGEAVAEGEELKRIPGPSEKDGIKIAIIGRPNVGKSTLVNRMLGEERVIVYDQAGTTRDSIYIPFERDDAKYTLIDTAGVRRRGKIFEAVEKFSVVKTLQAIQDSNVVIFVMDAREGVVEHDLNLLGFVLESGRALVIALNKWDGMEPSERDYVKTELERRLFFVEFADIHFISAKHGTGVGNLYKSVQASFTSAVTRWPTSRLTQILEDAVREHAPPMVASRRIKLRYAHLGGANPPLIVIHGNQVDAIPKSYTRYLENTYRRVLKLVGTPIRIEYKGGENPYEGKKNTLTDRQVNKKRRLMSHHKKAEKKRRDKR, encoded by the coding sequence ATGGTTCCCGTAATCGCCCTGGTGGGCCGCCCGAACGTCGGCAAGTCCACCCTGTTCAACCGCCTGACCAAGAGCCGCGACGCCATTGTTGCCGAGTATGCTGGTCTGACCCGAGATCGCCAGTACGGCGAGGCCAAATGGCAGGGCCGCACCTACATCGTCATCGATACCGGCGGTCTGACCGGTGACGAGGAGGGCATCGACGCCAAGATGGCCGAGCAGTCGCTGCAAGCCATGCAAGAGGCCGATGCGGTCATGTTCATGGTCGACGCGCGTGCCGGCATGACGCCTGGCGATCAGATGATTGCCGAGCACTTGCGCAAGATGAACAAGCGCCACTTCCTGGTGGCGAACAAGGTCGACAGCATCGATCCGGATATCGCCCGAGCGGAATTCAGCCCGCTGGGCCTCGGTGACGCCCTGCCGATCGCCGCCGCCCATGGCCGTGGTATCACCCATATGCTCGAGCAGGCGCTCGGCATGTTTCCCAAGGACAATGCCGAAGTTGCCGAAGGCGAGGGTGAAGAGGGTGAGGCGGTTGCTGAAGGCGAAGAGCTCAAACGCATCCCTGGACCGAGCGAAAAGGATGGCATCAAGATCGCCATCATCGGTCGGCCCAATGTGGGCAAGTCGACGCTGGTCAACCGCATGCTCGGCGAGGAGCGGGTCATCGTTTATGACCAGGCCGGTACAACCCGCGACAGCATCTACATTCCCTTCGAACGTGACGACGCCAAGTACACACTGATCGACACGGCCGGTGTGCGCCGCCGCGGCAAGATCTTCGAGGCCGTAGAAAAGTTTTCGGTGGTCAAGACGCTGCAGGCGATCCAGGATTCCAACGTCGTGATTTTCGTCATGGATGCCCGCGAGGGCGTGGTCGAACACGATCTGAACCTGCTCGGCTTCGTGCTGGAAAGCGGTCGGGCGCTGGTCATCGCACTGAACAAGTGGGACGGCATGGAGCCGAGTGAGCGCGACTACGTGAAGACCGAACTGGAGCGCCGGTTGTTCTTCGTCGAGTTCGCCGACATCCACTTCATCTCCGCCAAGCATGGCACTGGCGTCGGCAATCTGTACAAGTCGGTGCAGGCTTCGTTCACTTCAGCCGTTACGCGTTGGCCCACCAGCCGTCTGACGCAGATCCTTGAAGATGCAGTCCGCGAGCATGCACCGCCGATGGTTGCCAGCCGCCGGATCAAGCTTCGTTACGCGCACTTGGGCGGCGCCAACCCGCCGCTGATCGTGATCCATGGCAACCAGGTCGACGCGATTCCCAAGTCCTACACCCGCTATCTGGAAAATACCTACCGGCGCGTTCTGAAGCTGGTTGGTACGCCCATCCGTATCGAGTACAAGGGCGGGGAAAACCCTTACGAAGGCAAGAAGAACACGCTTACCGACCGCCAGGTCAACAAGAAGCGCCGTCTCATGTCCCACCACAAGAAGGCCGAGAAGAAGCGCCGCGACAAGCGCTGA
- the cysE gene encoding serine O-acetyltransferase → MPSHPVSTLWNDLRAQAQRALETEPTLAAVFRQAILDHPDFGCALAYRIGHALAESTEQGHTLADRFASIHHQAAQLAETACCDLQAIVSRDPAFDTALEVFLFSKGYLALQAYRVGHLLHGRGERLLAMFIQARSNERLGIDINPASRIGSGIMLDHGTGIVIGETAVVGDDVSILQGVTLGGTGKEGGDRHPKVRSGVMIGAGAKILGNIEIGEGAKVGAGSIVLHAVAPHTTVVGNPARQVGTPRHARPALDMDQSFDGDR, encoded by the coding sequence ATGCCTAGTCATCCTGTCAGCACGCTGTGGAACGACCTGCGCGCCCAGGCGCAACGCGCGCTGGAGACGGAGCCGACCCTGGCCGCGGTTTTCCGCCAGGCCATCCTCGATCACCCCGACTTCGGTTGCGCGCTGGCCTACCGCATAGGCCATGCGCTGGCGGAAAGCACCGAGCAGGGCCATACGCTCGCCGACCGCTTCGCCAGCATTCATCACCAAGCCGCGCAGCTGGCCGAGACGGCGTGCTGCGACCTGCAGGCAATCGTCAGCCGCGATCCGGCGTTCGACACGGCACTCGAAGTGTTCCTGTTCTCCAAAGGTTATCTGGCACTACAGGCCTATCGCGTCGGGCACCTGCTGCACGGACGGGGCGAACGCCTGCTGGCGATGTTCATTCAGGCGCGCAGCAACGAACGACTGGGTATCGACATCAATCCGGCCAGCCGGATCGGCAGCGGCATCATGCTCGACCACGGCACGGGCATCGTCATTGGCGAAACCGCCGTGGTGGGCGATGACGTGTCGATCCTGCAGGGCGTTACTCTGGGGGGAACTGGCAAGGAAGGCGGCGACCGCCATCCGAAGGTACGCAGCGGCGTGATGATCGGCGCAGGCGCGAAGATCCTGGGCAACATCGAGATTGGCGAGGGGGCGAAGGTCGGCGCAGGTAGCATCGTGCTGCATGCCGTTGCGCCGCACACCACAGTGGTCGGCAATCCGGCACGTCAAGTCGGCACGCCGCGCCACGCACGACCGGCCCTGGATATGGACCAGTCGTTCGACGGAGATCGCTGA
- a CDS encoding pyridoxal phosphate-dependent aminotransferase, translating into MLISKLPNVGTTIFTTMSQLAADTGALNLSQGFPDFDGPDALREALAHHVMAGHNQYAPMTGLPALREQVAAKVAALYRRKVDAASEVTITPGATQAIFCAIQAVVRPGDEVIVFDPCYDSYEPSVQLAGGVCIHQQLSLPDFHIDWQRLADAITPRTRMIVLNTPHNPSGALIDADDLDHLAALIRERDIYLLSDEVYEHLVFDGREHASVLRHDELYQRAFVISSFGKTYHVTGWKTGYVVAPPVLSSELRKVHQYVSFTGVTPLQWALADFMAEHPEHISELPAFYQAKRDLFCDLLAGSRFSFTRAAGTYFQLADYSAIRPDLDDVAMAEWLTREHGVASIPISVFYQNAPADLRLVRFCFAKREETLREAAERLCAI; encoded by the coding sequence ATGCTCATCAGTAAACTGCCCAACGTTGGCACCACCATTTTCACCACGATGTCGCAGCTCGCGGCGGACACCGGTGCGTTGAATCTCTCCCAGGGCTTTCCCGATTTCGACGGCCCCGACGCGTTGCGCGAGGCGTTGGCCCACCATGTCATGGCGGGACACAACCAGTACGCACCGATGACCGGCCTGCCGGCATTGCGCGAGCAGGTCGCGGCGAAGGTCGCCGCCCTGTATCGGCGAAAAGTGGATGCCGCCAGCGAGGTCACCATCACGCCCGGCGCTACCCAAGCGATCTTCTGTGCGATCCAGGCGGTGGTTCGACCGGGCGATGAAGTCATCGTCTTCGATCCCTGCTACGACAGTTACGAGCCTTCGGTGCAGTTGGCCGGCGGCGTCTGCATCCACCAGCAGCTGAGCCTGCCGGATTTTCATATCGACTGGCAGCGACTGGCCGACGCCATTACCCCGCGCACGCGGATGATCGTGCTGAACACGCCGCATAACCCCAGCGGCGCACTGATCGACGCCGATGATCTCGATCACCTGGCTGCGCTGATTCGCGAACGCGATATCTATCTGCTCAGTGACGAGGTCTATGAGCATCTGGTATTCGACGGCCGCGAGCATGCCAGCGTGTTACGCCATGATGAGCTTTACCAGCGAGCCTTCGTCATCAGTTCCTTCGGCAAGACTTACCACGTCACTGGCTGGAAGACTGGCTATGTAGTGGCGCCGCCTGTGCTCAGCAGTGAGCTGCGCAAAGTGCACCAGTACGTCAGCTTCACTGGGGTGACGCCGCTGCAGTGGGCCCTGGCCGATTTCATGGCTGAACATCCCGAGCACATCAGCGAGCTGCCGGCCTTCTACCAGGCCAAGCGCGATCTGTTCTGCGATCTGCTGGCTGGGTCTCGCTTCAGCTTCACTCGGGCTGCGGGCACCTACTTCCAGCTTGCCGACTATTCAGCGATCCGCCCTGATCTTGATGATGTCGCAATGGCCGAGTGGCTGACCCGCGAACACGGCGTTGCAAGTATTCCGATTTCGGTGTTCTACCAGAACGCCCCGGCCGATTTGCGGCTGGTGCGTTTCTGCTTTGCCAAACGAGAGGAGACGCTGCGTGAAGCGGCGGAACGACTATGCGCGATTTGA
- a CDS encoding amidohydrolase, whose translation MRDLNDLPDLELALVQTSLIWQDAAANHERFITLLDQASGADLIVLPEMFTTGFSMDSAALAEPEEGPTYVWLRAQAARLDAVITGSVIIEAADGSHRNRLLWARPDGEVLHYDKRHLFRMAGEHKHYTPGQQQALFEVNGWRVRPLICYDLRFPVWSRDPHGTDLLLYTANWPAARRDAWNRLLPARAIENLCYVAAVNRIGEDGKGYPYSGDSQVLDFKGDTLLNGEDRDAVLRCTLRVRDLAAFRERFPAYHDGDEFELKP comes from the coding sequence ATGCGCGATTTGAACGATCTGCCCGACCTCGAACTGGCGCTGGTACAGACCAGCCTGATCTGGCAGGACGCTGCCGCCAATCACGAACGATTCATTACGCTGCTGGATCAGGCCAGCGGCGCCGACCTGATCGTCCTGCCGGAGATGTTCACCACCGGTTTCTCCATGGATTCGGCTGCACTGGCCGAGCCGGAAGAGGGGCCGACCTATGTATGGCTGCGAGCGCAAGCTGCCCGGCTGGATGCCGTAATCACTGGCAGTGTGATCATCGAGGCTGCCGACGGCAGTCATCGCAATCGTTTGCTCTGGGCGCGCCCGGATGGTGAGGTCTTGCATTACGACAAGCGACACCTGTTCCGTATGGCCGGCGAGCACAAGCATTACACCCCGGGGCAGCAGCAAGCACTGTTCGAGGTGAACGGCTGGCGTGTGCGCCCGCTGATCTGTTACGACCTGCGTTTTCCGGTATGGAGCCGTGATCCACACGGCACCGACCTGCTGCTTTACACGGCAAACTGGCCCGCCGCACGCCGTGATGCCTGGAATCGCCTGTTACCGGCGCGCGCTATCGAAAATCTCTGTTACGTCGCGGCGGTCAACCGGATCGGTGAAGATGGTAAGGGCTATCCCTACAGCGGCGACAGCCAGGTGCTCGATTTCAAGGGCGACACGCTGCTGAACGGCGAGGACCGCGATGCTGTTTTGCGCTGCACGTTGCGCGTGCGCGACTTGGCTGCGTTCCGCGAGCGCTTTCCGGCCTACCACGATGGTGACGAATTCGAGCTGAAGCCGTAG
- a CDS encoding APC family permease: MDARAHTRHATGLSVLDGVAVLVGVVVGVGIFGFPPLVAQHADSATTYIALWLAGGALMLIGALCYAELGASFPDEGGEYHYLCQAWGSRLGLMFAWARGTVIQTGAIAAVAFIYGDYAQRLIPLGDYGSALHAAFSVVLLTTLNVLGTRQSKRIQVLLSSLTVLALTGIMLTGLLSPEQTRPVLAAEPSASGIGILGMGMVFVLLTYGGWNETAYLSGELRDPGRNMSRVLLVGTLVVTTLYLLTNIALLQMFGLEALRQSDAVGADLMEVVAGSWAAQGLSLLICFTALSTINATILTGARVYYALGRDVPQLAMLGAWNERGSTPIRALLVQAAITLLLILFGALSQSGVQAMVAYTAPVFWFFMCMTALALLRLRNLQPHVPRPFRVPLYPLLPLIFASSCLGLFVSSTLYAGPGALLGLAVLAFGLPLLLMRRTALAADTLER, translated from the coding sequence ATGGACGCTCGAGCACACACCCGGCACGCCACCGGGCTTTCCGTTCTCGACGGCGTTGCCGTACTGGTGGGTGTCGTGGTCGGCGTGGGCATTTTTGGCTTTCCGCCATTGGTGGCCCAGCATGCAGACAGCGCGACAACCTACATCGCCTTGTGGCTGGCCGGCGGTGCGCTGATGCTGATCGGCGCGCTTTGTTACGCAGAGCTGGGCGCGAGCTTCCCGGATGAGGGCGGTGAGTACCATTACCTATGCCAGGCCTGGGGAAGCAGGCTGGGACTGATGTTCGCCTGGGCCCGCGGCACCGTCATCCAGACCGGCGCCATTGCGGCGGTGGCATTTATCTATGGCGACTACGCACAGCGGCTGATTCCCCTCGGCGACTACGGAAGTGCACTGCACGCGGCCTTCTCCGTTGTCCTGCTGACCACGCTCAACGTGCTCGGTACACGCCAATCCAAACGCATCCAGGTGCTCTTGAGCAGTCTGACCGTTCTGGCGCTGACTGGCATCATGCTGACCGGCCTGCTTTCGCCCGAGCAGACCAGGCCGGTCCTCGCCGCAGAGCCTTCCGCCAGCGGGATCGGTATCCTCGGTATGGGCATGGTCTTCGTCCTGCTGACCTATGGCGGCTGGAACGAAACCGCTTATCTATCTGGAGAACTGCGCGATCCGGGACGCAACATGAGCCGGGTTCTGCTCGTTGGTACCCTGGTTGTGACTACGCTCTATCTGCTGACCAACATTGCGCTGCTGCAGATGTTCGGCCTCGAAGCCCTGCGCCAGTCGGATGCGGTCGGCGCCGACCTGATGGAAGTGGTTGCCGGCAGCTGGGCGGCACAGGGTTTGAGCCTGCTGATCTGCTTCACTGCCTTGAGCACCATAAATGCGACGATTCTGACCGGTGCTCGCGTGTACTACGCGCTAGGTCGGGACGTCCCCCAGCTGGCAATGCTCGGCGCCTGGAACGAGCGCGGCTCGACGCCCATCCGCGCGCTGCTGGTCCAAGCGGCCATCACCCTTTTGCTGATCCTGTTCGGCGCATTGAGCCAGAGCGGTGTGCAGGCTATGGTCGCCTACACTGCGCCGGTGTTCTGGTTCTTCATGTGCATGACGGCATTGGCGCTGCTGCGCTTGCGCAATCTACAGCCGCACGTGCCACGACCGTTCAGGGTTCCGCTGTACCCGCTGCTGCCGTTGATCTTCGCCAGCAGCTGCCTGGGCCTGTTCGTTTCGAGCACGCTGTACGCAGGCCCGGGCGCCCTGCTCGGGCTAGCGGTACTCGCGTTCGGATTGCCGCTGCTACTTATGCGGCGCACGGCGCTCGCGGCGGACACGCTTGAGCGATGA
- a CDS encoding methyltransferase domain-containing protein: protein MSLVSVRRPVFLIALPFLLATLFPAHAQVAPELDVPYVPTPDRVVARMLEMADVKSGDTVIDLGSGDGRIAIAAVRDRGADSALGIDLDPERIEEAEANAKSAGVSDKVSFEQGDLFKKDISEATVLTMYLLPRINLRLRPVILDTLKPGTRVVSHAFGMDDWPADRTDYVGGSYVYLWIVPAKVEGRWEVETPDGSFVLDLQQQYQQVLGIARSGGLNNSVVGNLEGDIIHFEIGGTPYVGRVEGDRISALKGEGSSSNWNARRS, encoded by the coding sequence ATGTCGCTCGTGTCCGTCCGCCGTCCCGTTTTTCTCATCGCTCTGCCGTTTTTACTCGCTACGCTTTTTCCTGCCCATGCGCAGGTCGCGCCAGAGCTCGACGTGCCTTATGTGCCGACGCCGGACCGTGTGGTCGCGCGGATGCTGGAGATGGCCGACGTGAAGTCCGGCGATACCGTCATCGATCTCGGCTCCGGCGACGGGCGCATCGCCATCGCGGCTGTACGCGACCGCGGCGCAGACTCGGCGCTGGGCATCGACCTCGACCCCGAACGCATCGAGGAAGCCGAAGCCAACGCGAAATCGGCTGGCGTATCCGACAAAGTCAGCTTCGAACAGGGCGACCTATTCAAGAAGGACATTTCCGAAGCCACGGTACTGACAATGTACCTGCTGCCGCGGATCAACCTGCGTCTGCGTCCGGTCATCCTCGATACGCTAAAACCTGGCACGCGAGTGGTGTCCCATGCGTTCGGCATGGACGACTGGCCGGCCGATCGCACCGACTATGTCGGCGGCAGCTATGTCTATCTGTGGATCGTCCCGGCCAAGGTCGAGGGTCGCTGGGAGGTCGAAACGCCGGATGGTAGCTTTGTCCTCGACCTGCAGCAGCAGTATCAGCAGGTACTGGGGATTGCTCGGTCCGGCGGGCTGAACAACAGCGTCGTCGGCAATCTCGAAGGCGACATAATCCACTTCGAGATCGGCGGCACGCCTTACGTGGGAAGAGTCGAAGGCGATCGTATCAGCGCGCTGAAAGGCGAAGGTTCGAGTTCAAACTGGAACGCGCGGCGTAGCTGA
- a CDS encoding DUF2784 domain-containing protein — MLYRMGADAVLLLHLGFILFVLLGGLLVAWKRGFVLIHVPAIVWGVFVELSGRACPLTHWENLLRRLAGGAGYEAGFIEHYLLPLIYPAWLSTPVQYLLAAVVVLANLLIYGWVLWRQRRSTVAHQLPRE, encoded by the coding sequence ATGCTCTATCGCATGGGAGCGGACGCCGTGTTGCTGTTGCACCTCGGCTTCATTCTGTTCGTGCTGCTCGGTGGCCTGCTTGTCGCGTGGAAGCGTGGCTTCGTGCTGATACATGTTCCGGCGATTGTCTGGGGCGTATTCGTCGAGCTGAGCGGGCGGGCGTGCCCGCTGACCCATTGGGAGAACCTGCTGCGGCGCTTGGCCGGCGGCGCGGGATACGAGGCGGGCTTCATCGAGCACTATCTGCTGCCATTGATCTATCCCGCCTGGCTGAGCACCCCGGTGCAGTACCTGCTGGCGGCGGTGGTGGTGCTGGCCAACCTGCTGATCTATGGCTGGGTGCTGTGGCGTCAGCGGCGCAGCACCGTTGCCCACCAGTTGCCCCGAGAGTAA
- a CDS encoding DUF2238 domain-containing protein, with protein sequence MLPAGLITMATSMQDRTLYATLGLVVLLALVCSAIAPFDRATWLLEVAPVLIAAPLLLWSYQHLPLTRLLYVVIAIHALILILGGTYTYARVPAGFWVQEWFELSRNPYDKLGHFIQGVTPALLAREILLRLRIVTPGKMLGFLAVCVALAFSAFYELIEWWVALIAGQGAEDFLGTQGDPWDTQSDMFMALLGALLSVTLLARVQDRQIGHLSRTSTAA encoded by the coding sequence ATGCTGCCGGCTGGATTGATCACCATGGCAACTTCCATGCAGGACAGAACGCTCTACGCAACGCTCGGATTGGTCGTGCTGCTGGCGCTGGTGTGCTCCGCCATCGCGCCCTTTGACCGTGCAACCTGGCTGCTGGAAGTCGCCCCGGTGCTGATCGCTGCGCCCTTGCTGCTCTGGAGCTACCAGCACCTGCCACTGACGCGATTGCTATACGTGGTGATCGCCATCCATGCGTTGATCCTGATTCTCGGCGGGACCTATACCTACGCGCGCGTCCCAGCTGGGTTCTGGGTGCAGGAATGGTTCGAGCTCAGCCGCAATCCGTACGACAAGCTCGGCCATTTCATTCAGGGCGTGACGCCGGCCCTACTCGCCCGTGAAATCCTGCTACGCCTACGCATCGTCACGCCTGGAAAAATGCTCGGCTTTCTCGCGGTCTGCGTCGCGCTGGCGTTCAGCGCCTTTTATGAGCTGATCGAGTGGTGGGTGGCACTCATCGCTGGGCAAGGCGCGGAAGATTTTCTCGGCACCCAGGGTGACCCATGGGATACCCAATCGGACATGTTCATGGCACTGCTTGGCGCGCTCTTGTCCGTGACCCTGCTGGCGCGGGTGCAGGATCGCCAGATAGGACACCTGAGCCGCACGAGCACGGCGGCATAG
- a CDS encoding endonuclease yields the protein MRRFSLFLLVLFCCSSTYADAPRTFREAKKVAWTIYADRPVDFYCGCSFKGNRIDLNSCGYIPRKQPKRAERVEWEHIVPAWVIGHQRQCWQQGGRKQCTAKDPLFSLAEADLHNLVPVVGEVNGDRSNFGFGMLTEKPSQYGACPFVVNFKQRTAMPAEYSRGAIARTYLYMSERYKLRLSKQDQRLYDIWNRQHPVSEWERTRNQRIACLQGNANAYVGKVDMRRCDRSISRSSATAGRQG from the coding sequence ATGCGCCGCTTCAGTCTCTTCCTGCTTGTCCTGTTTTGCTGTTCCAGCACCTATGCCGATGCACCTCGCACCTTCCGTGAAGCGAAGAAGGTCGCCTGGACCATCTATGCCGACCGCCCGGTAGACTTCTACTGCGGCTGCAGCTTCAAAGGCAATCGTATCGATCTAAATAGCTGCGGCTACATTCCACGCAAACAGCCCAAGCGGGCCGAACGGGTGGAGTGGGAGCACATCGTGCCAGCCTGGGTCATCGGCCATCAGCGCCAGTGCTGGCAGCAAGGCGGGCGCAAGCAGTGCACCGCCAAAGACCCCCTCTTCAGCCTGGCCGAGGCTGATCTGCACAACCTGGTCCCGGTGGTCGGCGAAGTGAACGGTGACCGCAGCAACTTCGGCTTCGGCATGCTCACTGAGAAACCCAGCCAGTACGGCGCCTGCCCCTTCGTGGTGAACTTCAAGCAGCGCACGGCCATGCCGGCCGAATATAGCCGCGGTGCCATTGCACGGACCTACCTGTACATGAGCGAGCGCTACAAGCTGCGCCTGTCGAAACAGGACCAGCGCCTGTATGACATCTGGAATCGCCAGCATCCGGTCAGCGAATGGGAGCGCACACGCAACCAACGCATCGCCTGCCTGCAGGGTAATGCCAATGCCTATGTCGGCAAGGTCGACATGCGGCGCTGCGACCGCTCGATTTCCCGCTCCTCGGCAACCGCCGGCCGCCAGGGCTAG
- a CDS encoding carboxylate/amino acid/amine transporter, translating into MRYLIFVTLLWAFSFNLIGVYLAGQVDSYFAVLTRVILAGLVFLPLTRWRGVAPGFIAGVTLVGALQFGVTYLCLYMSFNVLTVAEVLLFTVLTPLHVTLIDDALNRRFNPWALVAAAVAVFGAGLIRYDGVSGDFLGGFLLMQLANFTFAAGQVFYKHLAQRYPSDVPLHRRFGYFFLGALLIVLPAWLLFGNAEKLPTTTTQWTVLIWMGVLATALGQFCWNKGATLVDAGTLAVMNNMAVPVGLVLNLLFWGTTTNLILLAIGGAIILASLQINRLGQRPMKAQ; encoded by the coding sequence ATGCGCTATCTGATCTTCGTCACCCTACTCTGGGCCTTTTCCTTCAACCTGATCGGCGTTTACCTGGCCGGTCAGGTGGACAGCTATTTCGCCGTGCTCACGCGAGTGATCCTCGCCGGGCTGGTGTTTCTGCCGCTGACCCGCTGGCGCGGCGTCGCCCCCGGCTTTATTGCCGGCGTGACTCTGGTTGGCGCTTTGCAGTTCGGCGTCACCTACCTGTGCCTGTACATGAGCTTCAACGTGCTGACGGTCGCCGAGGTGCTGTTGTTCACCGTGCTCACGCCGCTGCACGTGACACTGATCGACGATGCGCTCAACCGCCGCTTCAACCCCTGGGCACTGGTCGCGGCAGCGGTGGCAGTGTTCGGTGCCGGGCTCATCCGATACGACGGCGTTTCCGGCGACTTTCTCGGCGGCTTTTTGCTGATGCAGCTGGCCAACTTCACCTTTGCTGCCGGGCAGGTGTTCTACAAGCATCTGGCGCAGCGCTATCCATCCGACGTGCCACTGCATCGCCGCTTCGGCTACTTCTTCCTCGGCGCACTGTTGATCGTGTTGCCAGCATGGCTGCTGTTCGGTAACGCCGAGAAGCTGCCAACCACCACGACGCAATGGACGGTGCTGATCTGGATGGGCGTACTGGCAACCGCGCTCGGACAGTTCTGCTGGAACAAGGGCGCAACGCTGGTGGATGCCGGCACCCTGGCCGTGATGAACAACATGGCGGTGCCGGTGGGCCTGGTACTCAATCTGCTGTTCTGGGGAACCACCACCAACCTGATATTGCTGGCGATCGGCGGCGCGATCATCCTCGCCTCGCTGCAGATCAACCGCCTAGGCCAGAGGCCCATGAAGGCGCAATGA
- a CDS encoding NAD(P)-dependent alcohol dehydrogenase encodes MSNSIGYAALDPSTPLAPYSFSRREVGPNDVQIEILFCGVCHSDLHTARNEWNNTLYPSVPGHEIVGRVSAVGANVSTFKAGDIAGVGCLVDSCRSCSSCGEGLEQYCESGFVGTYNGPAFGGGENTLGGYSDNIVVDEKFVLRINHTDNLAAVAPLLCAGITTYSPLRQWKVGPGQKVGVVGLGGLGHMAVKIANAMGAKVVLFTTSPDKRDDALRLGASEVVVSKNKEEMAAHVNSFDFILNTVAAPHNLDAFVNLLKRDATMTLVGAPASPHPSPSVFGLIFKRRRIAGSLIGGIAETQEMLDFCAEHGIVSDIEMIRMQDINDAYERMLKSDVKYRFVIDMATLKAA; translated from the coding sequence ATGAGCAACAGCATCGGTTACGCCGCCCTCGACCCAAGCACCCCGCTCGCGCCCTACTCGTTTTCGCGCCGCGAAGTAGGACCGAACGATGTCCAGATCGAGATTCTCTTCTGCGGCGTCTGCCATTCAGACCTGCATACCGCGCGCAACGAGTGGAACAACACGCTGTATCCCTCCGTACCCGGTCACGAAATCGTCGGCCGCGTAAGCGCGGTCGGCGCGAACGTCAGCACGTTCAAGGCTGGCGATATCGCCGGCGTCGGCTGCCTGGTCGACAGCTGCCGCAGCTGCTCGTCCTGTGGTGAAGGCCTGGAGCAGTATTGCGAGAGTGGTTTTGTCGGCACCTACAACGGCCCGGCCTTCGGCGGCGGCGAAAACACCCTTGGCGGCTATTCGGACAATATCGTCGTGGACGAAAAATTCGTCCTGCGCATCAACCACACCGACAACCTGGCGGCCGTCGCCCCGTTACTTTGCGCTGGCATCACCACCTACTCGCCGCTGCGCCAGTGGAAGGTCGGCCCGGGCCAGAAGGTTGGCGTAGTCGGCCTCGGCGGCCTCGGCCATATGGCGGTAAAGATCGCCAATGCCATGGGCGCGAAGGTCGTGTTGTTCACCACCTCGCCGGACAAGCGGGACGATGCCCTGCGGCTCGGCGCGTCGGAAGTCGTGGTATCGAAGAACAAGGAGGAAATGGCCGCGCACGTCAACAGCTTCGACTTCATCCTCAATACCGTCGCCGCGCCGCATAACCTCGACGCCTTCGTCAATCTGCTCAAGCGCGACGCCACCATGACCCTGGTCGGCGCACCGGCTTCGCCACACCCATCGCCCAGCGTGTTCGGCCTGATCTTCAAGCGTCGTCGGATCGCCGGCTCGCTGATCGGCGGCATCGCCGAAACCCAGGAGATGCTCGACTTCTGCGCCGAGCACGGCATCGTCTCGGACATCGAGATGATCCGCATGCAGGACATCAACGACGCCTACGAGCGCATGCTCAAGAGCGACGTGAAGTACCGCTTCGTCATCGACATGGCCACCCTGAAAGCGGCCTGA